The following coding sequences are from one Streptosporangiales bacterium window:
- a CDS encoding DUF2294 family protein: MRSDGEGRSPVEITRSQRTAVAERITQLERAFYGRGPSNVKVSVSQDEPVSLVVLSIDSLTAADAVLSERGYREAVVRHHESLHEATRPEFVNAVEELVGARVHAYLAQVHPVTGHAVRVFIFADPGDSIELERTVDH, from the coding sequence CTGCGATCGGACGGTGAGGGGAGAAGTCCGGTGGAGATCACGCGCTCGCAGCGGACAGCGGTGGCCGAGCGGATCACGCAGCTCGAGCGCGCCTTCTACGGGCGCGGGCCGAGCAACGTCAAGGTGTCCGTTAGCCAGGACGAGCCGGTTAGCCTGGTCGTGCTGTCCATCGACAGCCTCACCGCAGCGGACGCGGTGCTCAGCGAGCGCGGTTACCGCGAGGCCGTGGTGCGACATCACGAGTCGCTGCACGAGGCGACCAGGCCGGAGTTCGTCAACGCCGTGGAGGAGCTCGTCGGCGCCCGGGTGCACGCGTACCTCGCCCAGGTGCACCCGGTGACCGGCCACGCCGTGCGGGTGTTCATCTTCGCCGACCCCGGCGACTCGATCGAGCTGGAACGAACCGTCGACCATTGA